One Thermodesulfobacteriota bacterium genomic region harbors:
- a CDS encoding helix-turn-helix domain-containing protein, whose product MTPDEIKKAIRDNKTTQTAIAEKLDVSVMSVSRVIYRGSTSDRIMRAIAEVIGKKHTAVFPDYYLSPPKRSTSKTEYIPATAE is encoded by the coding sequence ATGACACCCGACGAAATTAAAAAAGCCATTAGAGATAATAAAACCACCCAGACCGCCATCGCCGAAAAACTGGACGTATCGGTGATGAGTGTTTCGCGAGTTATTTACCGCGGCTCGACATCAGATCGGATTATGCGTGCCATCGCTGAGGTGATCGGCAAAAAACACACCGCGGTGTTTCCCGATTATTATTTAAGTCCGCCGAAAAGAAGCACATCAAAAACCGAATATATACCGGCAACAGCGGAATAA